The Vibrio crassostreae genomic interval CGATCTCGGTATCAACTTTTGCCACCTTAGCTTCAACCGACGTCATCAATTCTGTTTTGCTATCACGCAGTTCTTGATAACGAGTTTCGAGTACCTGATAAGTGGACTCCCACTTAGAAGCCGTGACTGTAGAACCGATTAAGCCACCCAGAGCTAAACCTATAACCGCAGCAATGCCGATATAGAGCTGACTGCGCTTATCGCGTTCTTCAATAACAACCACTTCATCTTGTTCGCTTTGTCCAGATTGCTGGTTCACTAGCGGGTACTCCCAAAAATATGTTTAACGTTACGCGGTCACTGGTACTAATACCAATACTGATAGTGTAGGTTCAGTTAAACCTATCGCTCAAGTCAGAAGCACTTAAGCTTTTGCCAACACGTTCATCCCAACTGCTCACAGAGAGGTTTAACGAGTTAACTCCGAAATCATCAAGCTGGCAGTATACAAAAGGAAGCTGCTAACGATAACTATCACTACCCCTTTTTGCAGTTTTTCGTTTGTCCGGTAACGAAATAGTACAAATGCCAAAGCCAATAAAAAAACAATCGCTATTAGTCGTGTCATAACTCCTCCTTGTTTCTCTATTTTATACCATTTAAATAAGCAAGTTACGTCAGAGACTCGTTGTTTGATCATTTAATTGAACAACATTTGTGCAAACAGATATTTTGTAGCTGACATCACATTTTATATGATCTAGGATACGCCTACAGATTACCTAATTATTTAGGTAATTGTTCCGATGAAGACTGCAGGAGAGTGGTTTTTAACTAAATTTTAACATTTAGTTAGCTTGACCCGCCGAAGAAGTAAATCTTTCAGGTGCTTTATGCTGGAGAAATCCAGAAAAGTGAGGACTGTCGTTGGAGGAACCTCTGGAGAGAACCGTTAGATCGGTCGCCGAAGGAGCAAGCTTAGTGCCCGTTACTTATCTATAAGTGATTCGCTAAGTGAAACTCTCAGGCAAAAGGACAGAGGAGTGGAAAGCAACAAGCCTTAATTAACAAAAGAATTCTATCTAGAAATCCGTATGTATTAAGTAGTGCTACCGATCCCTGTGATCTGCACTGCCTTCCCTCTTCTCCTTAAATTTTTTAATTTATTAAGGGGAATCTATGAACCACCTACAAGCTACACTACAAACCATCAACCAATTCGTTTGGGGACCACCACTGCTTATTCTGCTAGTGGGTACAGGTATCTACTTTACTTTTCGCTTAGGCTTACTCCAGTTTAGACACCTCCCAACCGCACTAAAAATGGTATTCAGCAAAGACAAATCCGGTACGGGTGATGTATCCAGTTTTGCCGCTTTGTGTACCGCGCTTTCAGCGACCATTGGTACTGGTAACATCGTTGGTGTAGCGACCGCAATCAAGATTGGTGGCCCTGGTGCCCTGTTCTGGATGTGGCTTGCCGCTGTATTTGGCATGGCGACCAAATACGCAGAATGTCTACTTGCTGTTAAATACCGCAGAACCGATAGCAATGGCGAAATGGTTGGCGGCCCTATGTACTATCTTCAATACGGTGTTGGCTCAAGAATATTGGCGGTGATGTTCGCTGTGTTCGCTTTGGGTGTTGCCTGCTTCGGTATTGGTACCTTCCCACAAGTTAACGCTATCTTAGATGCAACTGAAATCTCATTTGGCGCTTCTCGTGAGATGTCTGCTGTCGTGCTTACGATATTGGTGGCGGTGGTAACCCTTGGTGGTATCCAATCTATCGCTAAAGTAGCAGGGAAAGTTGTTCCTACTATGGCGGTGATGTACGTCGTCGCGTGTTTAAGCGTTCTGATTTCAAATGCAGACCAACTACTGAATGCCATTACCCTTGTTGTTACCTCTGCGTTTACAAATACTGCGGCAACAGGCGGTTTCTTTGGTGCGAGCATCATGCTTGCTATCCAATCTGGTATTGCTCGTGGTGTATTCTCTAATGAATCTGGTTTAGGTAGCGCACCAATGGCTGCGGCGGCTGCAAAAACAGATTCATGCGTAAAACAAGGTCTTGTCTCTATGACAGGTACCTTCTTCGACACCATCATCATTTGTACGATGACAGGTTTGGCACTTATCTTAACAGGCGCTTGGCAGACTGACCTTTCTGGTGCTGCGATGACCACTCATGCATTTGCTGTTGGTCTGAATGCAGACACGCTTGGCCCTATGCTGGTTTCAGTTGGCCTAATCTTCTTTGCGTTTACTACGATTTTAGGCTGGAACTACTACGGCGAGCGCTGTGTTGTTTTCTTGCTGGGTACTAAAGCAGTCTTACCTTATAAGATCATCTTCATTGCGTTGGTGGCTTCTGGTGCATTCTTGAAGCTCGACATGATCTGGATATTGGCAGATATCGTCAACGGCCTGATGGCAATTCCAAACCTAATCGGCCTTATCTTACTACGCCATGTTGTTATCGAAGAAACTAAGCTGTTCTTCAAACCTTTAACGTCTTCAAAAGATTGTGAAGCTGTTAAAGCATAATCAGAATTGATTGAACCAAAGCCCGCATTCAAATGCGGGCTTTTTTATATCCCTTCGATACTTAAACTGATTGAATTATTACTATCGTATATCCACAAATAAAATAAGATTTTAATTAGACCACTGTTCTAATTAATTTATTGGTAAAGATTGAACCAAAACCC includes:
- a CDS encoding alanine/glycine:cation symporter family protein encodes the protein MNHLQATLQTINQFVWGPPLLILLVGTGIYFTFRLGLLQFRHLPTALKMVFSKDKSGTGDVSSFAALCTALSATIGTGNIVGVATAIKIGGPGALFWMWLAAVFGMATKYAECLLAVKYRRTDSNGEMVGGPMYYLQYGVGSRILAVMFAVFALGVACFGIGTFPQVNAILDATEISFGASREMSAVVLTILVAVVTLGGIQSIAKVAGKVVPTMAVMYVVACLSVLISNADQLLNAITLVVTSAFTNTAATGGFFGASIMLAIQSGIARGVFSNESGLGSAPMAAAAAKTDSCVKQGLVSMTGTFFDTIIICTMTGLALILTGAWQTDLSGAAMTTHAFAVGLNADTLGPMLVSVGLIFFAFTTILGWNYYGERCVVFLLGTKAVLPYKIIFIALVASGAFLKLDMIWILADIVNGLMAIPNLIGLILLRHVVIEETKLFFKPLTSSKDCEAVKA